One Glycine soja cultivar W05 chromosome 7, ASM419377v2, whole genome shotgun sequence genomic window, ATGTGGCTTCACTTGTGCAAGGAAGAACAGAATCCAGAGCTGCCTTTACAATTCCCTCAATCACAGACTCCTTGTTCAAGGATTCCCTGCACATAAGGCTTCCAATGGCAAAGGGGGTCATCCCTCTCTTCACTCCTTTCTTCAGAAGCATGGTTGAGATTTGAAGAGTGCGCGCGCATTCAACTGGCAGATCCCATCCATGAAACTTCAAAAGGGCAATATCTTCATCAGCATCCAGTGACTTTATATAGTCAATGATCTCTGGAGAGTATGGCTGGCGAGCTTGAGGCCAATAAAGCCATTCGAAGGTACAATCCTCAAACTGTTGGAACAGAAAAAACGCATCAAATGACTGGTTTGAAGTTTAAACAAGTTTCAAGGGAAAAGCTATACAAAATGTCACTAAACCCCTTCCCCTCCAACCAAGCAAGAAAAATTGTCTATAACGTCTTTCAAAACAGGTATTTGCACCAAGAAAATAATGTTCAAGGATAATCAGGTTTGCCACTTCTCAAAATATCAGCAGTCTATccaaaataaattgtgtgaacATAATAGCGAGAAGAGTAACACCTGAAAAGACATGTCCTCGTTGAGATTTAGTCATACTAGAAAAAAACTACAGTAGCACAATTCATAGTTTCAccacagaaaagaaaaagaaaaacatcaagagcATTCTAAAAGGTGCCCCGGCCAATAAACTTTGTGTAAGTTATAAATGAAACTCGATTGAATATCTATCATCAGGAGCTGCAGAATTCTACTATCTGTAAATAGAACATTTACCACCCCAAACCAAGCAGgagaaaaccaaaatttaaacatttcaacCAAGAGAACAATAAAGCATCATCACAtgcattaaaagaaaaatttatcaataaaaacaaagagaacTGAACAACAAAAATAAGGTGCTTACACTTTTGGGCAAGCAGTATCCATGATCAATTGGAATCAAAACAGCCTGGCCATTTTCCTCCACTTTGCCGATCAAAATATTCCCAGCATGTCTATCTGCGTTTGCGAGTCGCATGTCCACTACTGAAATTTTATGCACTTCCTTCACTGGGAAAGCCCCAGGGCCCATATCCTCGCAGCTTCCATTATTCTCTATGAACATTTGCAAGGAGCCAATCTTAGTAGTCAACTCCCCGGGATGGTTAAATCCTTTATGCAAGCACTTAACCATAACTGTCGGGGGAACCCCGGCAAAACCCTTCTCATCACCAAATAATGATCGGCGACCACTCATTGGGTGATCCAAAATATAAGCTGCAACTTCCCTGAATGCTCCCTGACCAACTGTTGTTCCCTTCTTTAAGCCTTCACCGTCTTCTGAGAAAGGTAAACCCCTAGGGTTATTCACAGCCATTGGCTCTTCATCAATGGGCTTAAAAACAGATATATACTTTTGCCCGGTTGAATCAAGCATAAAGTAAGCACCCCCTGTACCCTCTGCAGATCTGATTGGATAATTTCCAATGTCTAGCCCTTCATATGTAGAGTTTATCATATTCCAAATCTCAGAagctaattcaatttttttgttaacaatAACCGGCTCCAAAAGAAGATCCCTATCAAGAGCCTTCCTTGGCATAATTGGCTCAACGACTCCATACTCCCTTCTTGTATCTTCTTTACTAATATCATATTTTCTCCTACAATTAGTTTCATAATCTTTTGTATCATTCAACTCCTTTGCCACGACGGACAACTCATCTTGTCCCGTCCTAACTTCTGCATATTTCACTCTAACAAAAAGATGAATCACTGCATCGTTATATTTACTGCAGATATCATCAATAAGCATCTGATCCTCAAGCAGCTTGCCATTACACATAACTTCCTGCTGTTCAGGATCAGCAAAGCACTTCTCCTTTTTCCCAATCTGTTGCTTAATGTACCCGACATCTCTGCATCTCTCCACCTGAAAAGTAAAGTCCTTCCCGGAAGAAGTTCTCACACTGATGGTCTGGAGATCCGACAGCCTAATCACCAAATGCAAAACATTTCCTTCCGTAACCCCATATTCTTTCAGCAGGGAATTGCTCCGTGCTAGTTCCCGCCCATCACAGACcaacttttgtttgtttgtcaATGAAGGAAGCCCCTCAGACTTCTGGATTTTGAGTTTCACGGACTCAATGGTATCGCAGGGAAGAACTCGCATTGGAGTCAAAGATCCAAAATAGGAcagatatatgaaaataaactcTCGATCCAATGACAAGTGCAATGGGGTATAGTATCCATCTGGGGACAACAATAGCTCCCTGGGAACAGGGCTAAGAGTGGTGACACCAGCAGATGACATTTTCAATGTTGATTGAGGGAATGTAACaaacaaagaaaagcttgaggCTTTGACCTAAGCCAGAACCCTAATTTCTACAATTTTTCACAAGACAGCCATGGGATTTGTACAATTACGGCTGCCTGGGTGTGAGACGACACACAGACACCTACCCAGATGACCAAACAAGCTCAAACGAAACTTTTAACCAAATATGCATAATAAAGGAACAATTTTTCGATAGAAATGATGAAAAATTCCAGATCCAGGCCCTAACTTCCCATCATTTCCCCCACCAAAACCTATAATCAAACCACCCAGTAGAGAAAAGTTCTCTGATTAGGATAAAATCACAAAGGGGCCAGAATCAAATCGCTGTAAACTCGAAAGGGAAAGCAGATTCTTACCCTGGGGAAGCAGAGGAAGCACAAAAAGCTTGAAACTTTGGCACCAATAATGGAAAACAAAGCAATGGGgttatgttttttcctttttctttttcaatttgagTTGCGGGaagagttttcaattcaatataCTCGGGAAAGTAGGGAAGGATTGTTATGCTGTTGTTGACTCTGACCGAAAGGAAGAAACACAAATAggaaggagagagagaaagagagaaaaagaatggATTGGACAACAAGACAGACCATAGACGCGTAGCCGCCTGGTGTAGCAATACTGTATAAAGCTTTTGACGTACAAAACAACAAAGTATGTACTATAAAGCTTTATACAGTATATAGTATACGTATACGTATCTCTAGGTACAgagttaattgttttttattgtttggGGGGGCTTTTTGTCCTTGACCTTGTCTTTTGTGATCTCTCTCTCCCACTATTGAACATTGA contains:
- the LOC114418308 gene encoding phosphatidylinositol 4-kinase gamma 4-like, producing the protein MSSAGVTTLSPVPRELLLSPDGYYTPLHLSLDREFIFIYLSYFGSLTPMRVLPCDTIESVKLKIQKSEGLPSLTNKQKLVCDGRELARSNSLLKEYGVTEGNVLHLVIRLSDLQTISVRTSSGKDFTFQVERCRDVGYIKQQIGKKEKCFADPEQQEVMCNGKLLEDQMLIDDICSKYNDAVIHLFVRVKYAEVRTGQDELSVVAKELNDTKDYETNCRRKYDISKEDTRREYGVVEPIMPRKALDRDLLLEPVIVNKKIELASEIWNMINSTYEGLDIGNYPIRSAEGTGGAYFMLDSTGQKYISVFKPIDEEPMAVNNPRGLPFSEDGEGLKKGTTVGQGAFREVAAYILDHPMSGRRSLFGDEKGFAGVPPTVMVKCLHKGFNHPGELTTKIGSLQMFIENNGSCEDMGPGAFPVKEVHKISVVDMRLANADRHAGNILIGKVEENGQAVLIPIDHGYCLPKSFEDCTFEWLYWPQARQPYSPEIIDYIKSLDADEDIALLKFHGWDLPVECARTLQISTMLLKKGVKRGMTPFAIGSLMCRESLNKESVIEGIVKAALDSVLPCTSEATFLDTVSEIMDQHLDEITGSIS